A window of Sulfolobales archaeon contains these coding sequences:
- a CDS encoding hydantoinase/oxoprolinase family protein yields MGVRVAVDVGGTFTDFVYIDDRGNLRSFKILTTPRNPEEAIVAGLRNIGGDIEEIVHATTIATNALRGQVGLELPKVALITTRGFRDVIEIGRQNRPRLYDQFFEKPRPLVPRELRIEVRERTSASGEIIEGIDVDEIRGVCERLIRSGVVSIAISFLHSYVNPSNEKAAKEIASRYFRYVVASHEIAPEPREYERTSTAVVNAVLMPIVSRYIESLASSLSQFRDPKLYIMSSSGGLVDIREAMERPVQIIESGPAAGVVAASELAKIMGLDRVISLDIGGTTAKAGTIVNGEIEITSEYEVGGEAHYGRIVKGSGYPVRFPFIDLAEVSAGGGTIIWRDEAEALRVGPISSGADPGPICYGRGGKEPTITDANLVLGRIADHLLGGAIKLDKRGALEGLSRLGDPYEVAIEAVRIADLEAARAIRLVTVERGLDPSEFSLVAFGGAGPQHAVGIAEEMGIRRVIIPPFPGVFSALGLLLADWRLEARASFPADLEEAYRSLEESILRRVKRVDYFVRYADARYRGQGWEITVPAGRPASMDEISRAFEDRHVSLYGFKMDLPIEVVTIRVFAVIKRVKPELPRPRRHGDASPRGYRRAYIADSWVNAPIYIRSDLPEGARLRGPALIDEYDSTTVIPEGWEARVDATGSIVIERL; encoded by the coding sequence ATGGGGGTTAGGGTTGCGGTTGATGTTGGGGGTACTTTTACGGATTTTGTATATATAGATGACAGGGGTAATCTAAGATCTTTTAAAATCCTCACAACCCCGAGGAATCCTGAGGAAGCTATTGTGGCAGGTCTTAGAAACATAGGGGGTGATATAGAGGAGATTGTTCACGCAACTACAATAGCTACAAATGCTCTTAGGGGCCAGGTTGGTCTGGAGCTTCCGAAGGTGGCTCTTATAACTACTAGAGGTTTTAGGGATGTGATTGAGATTGGTAGGCAGAATAGGCCTAGGCTCTATGATCAGTTCTTTGAGAAGCCGAGGCCTCTGGTTCCAAGAGAGCTGAGGATCGAGGTTAGGGAGAGAACCTCAGCGTCTGGCGAGATTATTGAGGGTATAGATGTTGACGAGATCAGAGGTGTGTGTGAGAGGCTAATAAGATCTGGGGTGGTGTCTATAGCTATATCCTTTCTCCATTCATATGTAAATCCATCTAATGAGAAGGCCGCTAAAGAGATTGCTAGCCGCTACTTTAGATATGTTGTTGCATCGCACGAGATAGCTCCGGAGCCTAGGGAGTATGAGAGAACCTCGACAGCTGTTGTGAATGCTGTTTTAATGCCGATAGTGTCGAGGTATATAGAGTCTCTCGCATCGTCTCTATCACAATTCAGAGATCCTAAGCTATATATCATGTCAAGCTCAGGCGGGCTGGTGGATATCCGCGAGGCTATGGAGAGGCCGGTGCAGATTATAGAGAGTGGCCCGGCAGCGGGTGTTGTAGCGGCGTCAGAGCTTGCAAAGATCATGGGTTTGGATAGGGTTATAAGCCTAGATATAGGTGGAACCACAGCTAAGGCTGGGACTATAGTAAATGGTGAGATAGAGATAACCAGCGAGTATGAAGTAGGTGGGGAGGCCCACTACGGTAGGATCGTTAAGGGTTCCGGCTATCCCGTGAGATTCCCATTCATAGATCTAGCTGAGGTCTCTGCAGGGGGAGGCACGATCATATGGAGGGATGAGGCGGAAGCCCTCAGGGTTGGGCCTATAAGCTCAGGCGCGGATCCAGGGCCTATATGCTATGGTAGGGGAGGTAAGGAGCCAACTATAACGGATGCAAACCTAGTCCTCGGAAGAATAGCGGATCACCTGCTGGGGGGTGCTATAAAGCTTGATAAGAGGGGGGCTTTGGAAGGGCTTTCAAGGCTTGGAGACCCCTATGAGGTTGCTATTGAAGCTGTGAGAATCGCTGATCTAGAGGCTGCGAGGGCTATAAGGCTTGTAACAGTTGAAAGGGGCCTAGATCCAAGCGAGTTCTCCCTAGTAGCATTCGGCGGTGCAGGCCCACAACACGCTGTTGGGATTGCCGAGGAGATGGGGATTAGAAGGGTTATAATCCCACCTTTTCCAGGGGTTTTCAGCGCTCTAGGCCTCCTACTAGCTGACTGGAGGCTAGAGGCTAGAGCATCATTCCCAGCGGATCTGGAGGAAGCATATAGATCTCTCGAGGAGTCTATCTTGAGGAGAGTTAAAAGGGTGGATTATTTTGTGAGATATGCTGATGCAAGGTATAGAGGGCAGGGCTGGGAGATCACGGTTCCAGCTGGGAGGCCAGCATCTATGGATGAGATTTCAAGGGCTTTTGAGGATAGGCATGTCTCTCTCTACGGCTTCAAAATGGATCTACCGATAGAGGTTGTAACCATAAGGGTCTTCGCGGTTATTAAAAGGGTGAAGCCAGAGCTACCGCGTCCGAGGAGGCATGGTGATGCATCTCCTAGGGGCTATAGAAG